CGGTGTTTGTCAACAAAGAAGTCACCTGAATTACGCCGCTCTTTGATGGATCAGGCGCCTGGTTTCCTGTGATGGGTTCAGGAATACCACTCGCCTGCTTGTCCACTTCTTTGGCCCGGTCCGTGGGAATCGTTCAGGATGTTCCTCAAAGGCCCTCCGCAGCGTTTCGTTCCGCCTGGCAAACAGGGTGATATCCTCTCCAGTCCGGCGCTGTTCCGGCGTGATGTAGCCCAAACCGGAGTGGCGATGCGTCGTGTTGTACCAGTCGATGAAGTCGCCCATCCAGGCTCGTCCCTCATCAATGGTCTTGAAGCGCCCGGGATACGAGGCATGGTACTTGAGGGTGCGGAAAAACGATTCGATGTAGGGGTTGTCATTTTTTACCAACGGGCGAGAATGGGAGATAAACATACCCATGGATGCCAGCCATACAGAGAACGTGGCCCCACGCATGGGGTTGCCGTTGTCCGAGTGTAACCACACGCCGTTCAGATTTCGTCGACGCTTGATGGATTCAAAGAGGTTTCTGGCGTGTTCTTCCGATTCGCTGGTCTGGATTGTCCAACCGACGATCTCTCGACTCCAGACGTCGATTACCGCATAACAGTAC
This genomic window from Alkalispirochaeta americana contains:
- a CDS encoding IS3 family transposase, which codes for KNFSDISGPRGRLIPENQRRALCETIDDGIEKGARVAPLCDALGIHPRTYSRWKTDLIDRRKGSKKEKTRALTDEERRQIIEVCTSAQFKDSTPGEIVAILAENSRYIASERTFYRVLKAEGLLHHRSNSRPARQSQKPPELKATGPDQVFSWDITWLPSCVSGIFWYCYAVIDVWSREIVGWTIQTSESEEHARNLFESIKRRRNLNGVWLHSDNGNPMRGATFSVWLASMGMFISHSRPLVKNDNPYIESFFRTLKYHASYPGRFKTIDEGRAWMGDFIDWYNTTHRHSGLGYITPEQRRTGEDITLFARRNETLRRAFEEHPERFPRTGPKKWTSRRVVFLNPSQETRRLIHQRAA